TCAAGAGGATTCCGTTGTCCGCGTCTTTCAGCCAGTAGTCGTACCATTCCATCATCGATCCGATGGCGGCGTCCGCGCTTTGGTTGGCGCGGTCGGGATATTCGAGTTGGCCGGGAGGCGCGCCGTGCGCGCCGGGGTAGACGAACAGTTTGCAGTGTCCGTCGGAGCGCGGCAGCCAGTTTGTGTTTTGCACTTTGAAGTAGCTGACGGTGCTGCGTTGGAACAGGTCAAACCACACGCCGGTGACGTAGACAGGCACGTCGGCCACGTCGCTTCGTGACCGGGCGTCGCGTGCGCGCCAGTAGTCGTCGTACATTGGGTGGCGGCGGATCTCGGGGCGCAATGGTTCGGCGTTGGGCCATGTGTCGACGGTGTTGGTGCGATAGCAGCCGCCGGGAAACATGGTCTCGTAGAGGTTGTCGGATGCGGCGTTTACGTAGGCGCAGGCGAGCCCTTCGGGGGCCGCGGCCACGAGCAGTTGCGCCGCGATGCCGCTGGCGGAACCGCCAAACAGTCCGATGCGGCCGTTGCACCAGGATTGCGCCCGGAGCCATGCGACGGTATCGACGCCATCGCGAAAACCGGGACCGCCCCAACCGTCGTTGCCGAAGCCGGTCCATGTGCCCGCTGACTTGCCAGTGCCGCGAATGTTCTGGGCGACGGCCACGTAGCCGCGCTTGGCGAGATCGAGATTCTTCACGACGGCCTTGCGGCAATTGTAGGGCGTGCGTTCCATCACGACGGGCCAGGGACCTTCGCCGTCGGGCAATACGACAACGGTTTCGAGTTCGATACCGTCGGACATAGCGACGCGGACGATCGATTCGCTGGCGAATAGCCCTGCGCTCGCAATGGCAAACACGACAAAGACGGCGCATGCGCGCCCGAGCGATATCCGGTGAAACAGACAGAGTCTGGAGGTCTTCATGGTCGGGTCTCCTGACCGCGTTCGAACTTTCACTCTATCCTGACCCAATACGCATCGTTACGCAACACGTCAGGCACAAGACGTCTGCCTCCGGAGACCGGGCGCTACAAAACGCCAACACAGGACTTGGCTGGAAGGCTAGAACGTTTCGTCTTCGAGCAGGCGGATACCGAGGATACGGGAGAGCTTGAACTCACGCGCTGCCCCGAGACGGTGGCAGTAGCCGCTGACGGTGGGCGTTGCGGCGAGCACGTCGACGGCAACGGGATTCACGCGGCGCACGGTCGGGTTCTTGCTATAGGCGGACTGGTATCGGATGAGCACGGGACGCCGGCGGCGAATGGCGTCTTCGATGATCTCGCCGACTATGCGCGGTGAGTACGACGGCAACGGGGTATCGTCAATGTCGTCGCCCGCATCTTCCGAGGAGGCGCTTTCTTGCGTGTCTTGTTCGGTTTCGGATTTGTGTGTCTCGACCCATTGGGCCGCCCATTCCTCGGGAGGACCATCGTCGAGGACGGCGCCGTCTTTGCCGATGCGCAGGCCGAGTGTCTGCAGTTCGCGCTTCAATGCGGGCAGAGCGCCCTTGGCGACAACGAGCGTGCGCAGGCCAATCCGGCCTTCGATAATCTTCATGCTGTCGGTCATATCGAGCACGGCTTCGCAGGCGTCGGCGTCGTCGAAGCGCAACAAGGTGGCAGTATGTGTCGTCAACGGTTCGGCCTCGCCACACCACGCGCGAAGCGCCGTGCGGTAACGCGCCGCGAGCGCGCCTTCGACGAGGGCCTCCAATTGCGCCGCGAAAAGACCCCAGTCCACGCCTTTCTTCAAGGCTGTGCGCGCCAGTTCCAGCACGAGGTCGCCGCTGTCGCTTTCGTTGACCGTGCCCAACTCCACAAGCCGGTTCTTCAGCAGCAGCGACGTGCGCGACCAGGGCGCGCGAAGGCGCAGGCCCGGCTCCTGAAACAGGCACGGCGCGATGGGCTTTGTGTAATCGATGCGAACGAGACCCTTAACCGGCGGTTTATTGGGCAACGTCGCGCCGCTCGGCAAGAGCAAGAACCGTTCGCCGATCATCTGCGCGTGGGGATACTTGCGCAACCATTCGGCGAGAACGGCGGGATCGGAACATTCGAGTATCTGGCAGTTGGTCCGGATGACAATGTTCTCGGCCTTCTGCACCCATGTCTCGATCTGTTTCCGGACGTTGTTCGGGATTCCGCGCTGTGTATGGGCTTCGAGTATGCGAATGAAGGTCTCGCCGGCAACACCGGATCGAAGACCCCGGTACAGGCTGTCTTGCGTCAGTTTGTAGGTTCCGACTTGCCCCACACGGACGCGTTCGCAGAACGCATCCAGCTTGCGCCGCAAGTCCGCGGAGCAGCGGTCGAGGTAGGCGATGACTTCGAAGTCGGGTTGAATGACGAGCGCATCCGGCGCCGATTCCGCCGACTCCGCGGGCGCTTCACCGACGCCGAGCGCGAACCGGCCCAATCCGGTAATGCGGAACAACTGGCCTTCGTTCGCCAACTGGACCAATCCCAACCGCGCGAAGAGGCTCTGAATGAGCCAGATGAACAGACGCCGCTCGTGGGTCTGCCACATACGCTCTCTCCAGGATGGCGTGGGGTCGCTGGTGTTAGACGCGATAGCACGCCAGCGTTCCTCCAGGAAGAGAAGGTTCGAATCGGCGCGGCGCAGCGTGTCGACAAAACCGTCCGTGGTATGCCAGGCATCCGCGGGCTGTT
This DNA window, taken from Candidatus Hydrogenedentota bacterium, encodes the following:
- a CDS encoding CocE/NonD family hydrolase, translating into MKTSRLCLFHRISLGRACAVFVVFAIASAGLFASESIVRVAMSDGIELETVVVLPDGEGPWPVVMERTPYNCRKAVVKNLDLAKRGYVAVAQNIRGTGKSAGTWTGFGNDGWGGPGFRDGVDTVAWLRAQSWCNGRIGLFGGSASGIAAQLLVAAAPEGLACAYVNAASDNLYETMFPGGCYRTNTVDTWPNAEPLRPEIRRHPMYDDYWRARDARSRSDVADVPVYVTGVWFDLFQRSTVSYFKVQNTNWLPRSDGHCKLFVYPGAHGAPPGQLEYPDRANQSADAAIGSMMEWYDYWLKDADNGILL
- a CDS encoding helicase C-terminal domain-containing protein; this translates as MSVVIANGRNQSSFSVKECLQGYTNDTLGIVCEKWQLAASNKPSRIRAIERILTDPLHIDSALQALNPPAVRLLHLLCAHPGCLVSDVLSVPALLGPDGRVLATLQDLVSRGLALIMPLDRSGAFSLSQIGRDYHGNGIDLSLHVPELVRTKLPPSLPLGYKLPVADPPGETNGKTGSDSAVGAFLETLRVVEILGPRITATGELHKSDSIRARELAQEAGVSTEALTLALMMGLQLGCIESREGRLAVTPTASKWAESPEAQRVKDLFHSFTHSEELPDLKLFFPQIFPAMQEHLPAGSLRRTYHKTLVAAILREQPADAWHTTDGFVDTLRRADSNLLFLEERWRAIASNTSDPTPSWRERMWQTHERRLFIWLIQSLFARLGLVQLANEGQLFRITGLGRFALGVGEAPAESAESAPDALVIQPDFEVIAYLDRCSADLRRKLDAFCERVRVGQVGTYKLTQDSLYRGLRSGVAGETFIRILEAHTQRGIPNNVRKQIETWVQKAENIVIRTNCQILECSDPAVLAEWLRKYPHAQMIGERFLLLPSGATLPNKPPVKGLVRIDYTKPIAPCLFQEPGLRLRAPWSRTSLLLKNRLVELGTVNESDSGDLVLELARTALKKGVDWGLFAAQLEALVEGALAARYRTALRAWCGEAEPLTTHTATLLRFDDADACEAVLDMTDSMKIIEGRIGLRTLVVAKGALPALKRELQTLGLRIGKDGAVLDDGPPEEWAAQWVETHKSETEQDTQESASSEDAGDDIDDTPLPSYSPRIVGEIIEDAIRRRRPVLIRYQSAYSKNPTVRRVNPVAVDVLAATPTVSGYCHRLGAAREFKLSRILGIRLLEDETF